The sequence below is a genomic window from Glycine max cultivar Williams 82 chromosome 20, Glycine_max_v4.0, whole genome shotgun sequence.
TAACATGATATTAAATtcctcattatttcattaaaaacaacagtAAAGTAAAGGAATTTTAATCATTCTTAGTCAAAATTGACTATTAATTAAACCCAAATTTTGAAGTTACCAAGGCCCACAAGTTTAATGTTTGCTTCTCCTTCATTAATAATGAGTATCACTATGGCCTTTGAATTGAAGTGTGGTAGAAGAAGAGCTCCCTAAATCTGTGaacaaaaaaagtaaatcattatttaaaagTCTCAATAGTTAGGTTCTCTAACTAAGAGGAAAGTGTATTGAACTCAATTGTCCACTTCAATTTGGGTATTTCTTTTTGCTTACTTCATTGATATCCACAAAACTGAGGAAGGTATCCAACTCCCGAAGTTGTGGGTTTTTTTCCTAGGGTGATCTCATGGAACTTGCCAAACTTGTTGGAATGGATAGGTTTGCGGCTTCTCAAGTTGAATGGTTCGTCTTCGGAGGAAATGGTTTTCCTTGAACTTGATTTGGCATGTCTGCCAAGTTCTTGGATCTATTTGACAGTTTCACAATCACTCTTTCTTGTTGCCTTTGCTCGCCTTGTTGTTGCCCTTCCTCTCTTTGATGAAttgacaagtgtaccaattcatcccaagtagtaaagttaaaacgaAAGTCTGAGTATCGTATCCacatggactttgtttgtacttaggtagatgaatattttattagtaaaagaaattaaagaaaattgatttgaaaatgttacgagaaaaaaaaacaataatgtaaattaattaattaaagacagaaaagatgagaaaatataatattattgtaaaaggaaattcagaagatgagaatgttggaaacTTAACCTACCAgaactactcttgatgtaatgctaataattttactctatttataattatttcaatttacactTGCATCTATtagtatactctaactttggtcccTCGCATGAAAgagtctaatttatctattttctctcccaaattcCTTTGCGAAGCTAAAATAGTAAGTTACATTAAAAATAGAGATGTATAACAGgctaaataaatatcaaactatccctagtgatgactttatttagatatcattttccagttctattagaaaataatgtttcccAATGTTActcctaaaacttaccatgcaaatgaatgatcaaGTCACAAGATAAAACAAAGgaaaagataatgcaaatgtaatattcataaatagataggaagagaaattacatcaagaataATTGACTGTCAAGTTTCCAACAAAGGGAATTTAGCCTTTCATTGTCATGGAGGCTTTACAATTGCAAAAGGagaatatttagtaaagggggaaaagataagaaaggctttacatcaagagtagttaGTTGCCAAGTTCCCAATGCTtgtctctccttcttctagcCTTTGTCTTCCATAAGGAAATGTATTTTGTTGGAATTTAtgtgtgtctttttctttttcttttttcttcttttataggtgcacAAATTAGTGGGTTTctgaattaatttgtttttcttaattagttttcTTTCCTTAACGAGCCtcatttccttaattagtcttctttccttaattagttttattttttttcttcttttctttattagCCATGTTTTCCTCAATTAACTTGCCTTCCTTAATTaactttctttccttaattagctttatttttctcactaagcatcataaattcataacttttaatattctctatacaaaaacttaaatgatattaatttaacaactatttgttcaaaaagaaaaaattaggaaagaaaaattacaaatttcgatataatttaatcccaaaatatactcataattagaACCTTGTTTATCTCCTCGAATTCAATCTATAAAATTAAGCAAATATAACGATATTTTTTAGTTAGTGTGACGTTTAGCCAAACCACTAAATGGAAATGTAAATTAGATGATGTGTTGCTAGCTTACCTTGAAGGAGGCTTATAGAATATTCTCGTTAAACCCTTACAAGTAGGATCGTTGGTCTTGAGTGCTAGACAAGAAGAAactctacaaagaaaagacaaattcacaattgaaaacaaatttgaaaaataattaattaattaggaattagaAAAGGCGGTACCTCAAATCTTCCAGGTTTGTTAACGAGTATGACGAGTGTTACTACTCTGAGTGTTTCATTGTCATGGGGGTTAACCAAATAGTAAGTGGTTCCAGCAGGGATTCTCAGGGCATCACCAGGCTGAAGGTTGTAGGAGTCTTTAGCGttgtttttaaaaacaaattattaataagTAAGGCTCTCCCTGTaatcaaaaaacaaattattcatTACCGTTGTTATTTATACAAGAAGAATTGAAACAGTTATGATGATGTTCAATTAGTAGTAATTACCATAAATGACAATGAGGAGGAATTTAGAGTCAGTATGGTGGGGGAGAAATAGGGCGTTGGCATTGAACTTGAACACCAAAACACAGTAGTCTAGAAGATTCTGAAGTTGTGGAGAACGTTGGTTGAACCTCTGGAGTAGACGAATGTGACCATATTGGTTCTTGAAGAGAGTGTGGAAGCTGTTAAAGCTGAAGTGATAAgggttgttttgtttttgtgacTCTGACTCATCCAAGCCTTCACATTCTTCAGGGTTTCCATGAGGTCATTTGTGCTCTTCCTCATGCTCATGCTTTTTTTTGAGGACGTGGAAATGGACGAGGTTGCTCACGCTTGTCTTGTTCTTTTTTCGCCTTTTCACCCTCCTGGCGTCCCTTTTCTTTCCGTTCCCTCTCCTTGTGTGGTTActgattttctctttcttcttgttGCTCCTCATGCTCAGGAACAAGCCTGCAACGAATCTTACATTGTTGTAGCTTGTATGGATCCTGCCCGCTCTTGCAACTCTGTAGGCATCGCTGCTTCTGTGTAATGCCAAATGAGACAGAAATTGATGCCAAGAAAACAATTTCCAACAATACCAATGTTGACGAttgacaagtgcaccaaattATTTCaggtaataaaattaaaacggaaGTTCGAATGTCGAATTCATAGgaactttgtttgtatttaaatatgtgaatatataaatttttttcaagcaATAAATACATTGGTTTAAAAGGTTGTGAAGAAAACAGTACAATAAATTGacataaagtaaattaaaattaacaagaaagaaaacacaaacaTAAAAGTAATGTTGCAAACTTAACCTACCAGAGCTATCTTGAGAAAACATGAGAAAAAtcctattaattatttaaaaacagaaaacatgagaaaaatcctattaattatttttctctattagtgATTAGTCCAATTTACACCTGCATCTACTTATATACTCTAACCAAGATCCCTCAAGTGAAAGAGCTTAACTTATCTACTCTCCTAAATCCCCTTAAGagataaaatagttaaattgcattaagaatagagatgtataacaGACTAAATAAAATCAACCAATTCCTAGTGATGAAGTTATTTAGATACCATTTcccagttctattagaaaataatatttcccAACACTACCCCTAAAACTTATCATGCAAATGGGTAATCAAaccataaacaataaaattaagcacacaaaaaaataatgcaaaagtaatattcataatagataggaagagaaattacatcaagacCAGTTGGATGCTAAGTTCCCAACAAAGGAGTTTAACCTCTCATTGTCATAGGAGACTTTACAATTGCAAGCTCGCCCAGCGAGTCgtttgtctcttctcgcgctcaacgcgcccagctcgctaagccaaaattcacttactctcgcttaGTGAGCCAACCTCGATAAGCGAGCCTTCAGAATCTGAAACGTCAAGGGgtctttaaaacactgaagttggcgGAAACTAAAGGGAGGAGTCGAAAAACAGAACCAAGGGAGAAGCTAGAGCTAGCGATAGAAACGAAGCCACCAAGAGAGTCTAGGTTAGAGGAGTGAGATTAGGGTTGTAGAtgttgaaggagacatcctcaaccattCTTAGCCATTTTCTTCCCTCAAAATCTATCATTTGTATTGAAAGCTCATTACTTGTAATAGAAGGCTAAATTTCTTGGTTGGAGAGTTCTACTGAATCTTTGATGTAATATTCattcactatctatttaatgttgtttttatgtgttcattgcttctatccatgcttatttttacatacttttggcttgatcacccatttgtatgtatagttagaATTTTTAGCATTCGAAAGTGCTTTAAagtcttagaacttgatagagcaaactagaaaactgtatgtctaggaatgaaGTGCAGCGATCTAGTCCATATTATGTTGTAGACTTAATGCAACTTTTTTAGGctgagtttgttgagggatcaaggatgagatttaaatagagttaggttcattcactcgagggatcttggtttgggtaatttttcggcataagaacactaagataacattaaatagagaaaaatatataacaacatCAAGGTAGATTCAGTAGAACGACCCAACGCTTTTTCACTTGACTGTTTTTACTTCTCAAACTGTAGATATTTAGTTTATAGTTACCTAGATTTTCACACAAAATCTCAACTTGATATTTACTTCGCTTTTGGTTGTGTATAAATGTTTGCTCACTGAACATACATTTTCTGagtgaaacaagttccctgtggatacaatactcggttcttaccgttttatattacttgcaCGACTCGGTGCACTTGCCAAATAACATCGCAGAAAGACCACGCAAGCACAACCACGATGGTGGAATGGTTGTGGTAgattggtggtggtggaggagacatcaTTGATAATGTGGTGGTGGCGACAGTGGTGGGGGCAATGGTAGTAGTATGGTGATGATGGTTAGAAtgtgtttttaaaaactaaaccaAATTCACAAAACTTAGGTACTGTTTGgggtgatttttaattttgagttttgaaaattttaaaataacaaccaggttttagttatagtttttaaaaaaatttaaactaatttttacaatatgattaacttcaaataaactcattttgaaaaattcatatcatattaagattaatttaaaagtGTTTTAGTGTGGTGATGGCAACGATGGTGATAATGGTAATGTCAGTAGTAGCAGTGATGATAGAAATATCAATGGTGGTAACGATAGTGGCATTGGAGGTGACATTGGTGGCGGTGGTGATGCCGATGGTGGTGACAGTGGTAATATGGTGGTGGTAGTGACAGTAAGTGGTGACGATGACAGAGGTGGTGGCGACGGCCGGGAATGCATGATAGTAATGTCGGTGGTGATAGTGACAGTGGTGAGTGATGGTGGTAGTGGTGTTGTTGGTGGCAacaagtggtggtggtggtggttgcaTCAATGTTGGTGGTGGTTGTGGTGGCGGTGACGATGACAAAGGTGATATTATTGGTAGTGGTGgtgacaatgatgatgaaaATAACATTGTTGGTGGTAGCAATGTCGTTGGTGATGTGAGATGGcaacaatgatgacaatgacAGTGTGATGGTAGTTACAACGACGTTGGTGGAGATTGTGATGTTATTTGTAGCGGTGACATTGATGATGGTGGTGATGAAGTCGATTGCGATAGTGGTGATGGTCACAACCAATTATGGCCGTGACAATAATAGTGTTGGTAGTgacaatgatgacaatgatgatgGTGATGACAATGATGGAGATAGTAATGATAGTGATAAcagaaaatatcaaatatgaGATATGTgtgtttttaaactaaaaatcaaattcaaaaaatcttttttcttgatttttaaaataactgtaaaaatattttaaaaatcaattcaaccccatttttatcaaataccttttattttaaaaattatatttaaatcaaaaataaaaaacttatgaTCACTCCAACCTAACTttagattttctttcttttgactCATGTCTTCTTAGGTCTTATCAACACAATTGAATAGTCTTTTGATTTaagttttccttttctttttcaaatctttccTTGATCTTCATCGCTTAATTAAaagaaagtaattattttttagagctattcatcaaaattataaaaaaaacatttgtaattaattacttagttagttagttaccaAACCCATGCTTATATAAAATGCATTAAatgatgagataaaaaaaatgcacgtGAAGCTCAATTGATGTCATTCACGCAGctgtcttttcaatttttttggccACATATTATTCGGGTTCTGTGACCTTTTCAAAATGACTGCTATTACCTCCTGACCTTGCTATTACATCTTGACCATCACTAGGCATTTAAAAGTATTAGTCATAGTCACATATTACTACAAAGCGAGATTGATCTCTCTAATCTAATGGGTGGGAAAACACTTATAATATatgattcaagaaaagaaagtaaataaaacaattttattatataaagactattaggataaaaaaaaccttaaaagtGCTTGGATTTGGACCAgacttgaattttaatttaatgatattataataTGTGAATATATTTTTGAGACAATTGTAAAtttcagataaaaaaataatgtaattaaaattgtaataacTATATCgtatacttaattaattattaaatgtgaCAAAAAAGATATACATCAAAACTTAATGtttcatgactttttttttaatgtgtgtcctaaatagaaattaaaaataaaaattattatatccaaatgaaaaaaacatttaatacgtattatttaagaaataacaatatatttatattttaatatgtattcacatgtaaatttaaaaacaaaaacaaaatttctcttttattgattaattaaaataattttataactacatttattttctattattatcaattttcttctgtttttttatttggcATATATACCTAGACAAGTCAAAAAATGACTATTCTTTAATAATCAATCATTATTCTTACATATTGTTCGAACTACGAGTTATGAAGTGTCAATTGCACCTTAGTGTTTTGATAGGCCTCCATTTGCCgctcattaattaatttgataacagCCGTACCGATCAATTACTTATGCTTCTTCCATCGTAATTATATGCATGTCGGTTCTTTTAATCTTGGTACTCTCGAATGCCACCACAACACTGACTAGTCTCTTGGATCATGAGAAAAAGCCAAAGAACAAAAAAGACAACATAAAGAGTATCCTTTGCAAAAAAATGTCTAAGTTcataaaatacaaacaaaaacgCAATCACACACAGTGGACCCAAAAGCCATGCACAACAACACGTACTCACCAAGGTGCAATCGTGCTGCCCAAAAACATTCACCAACTCAATCCATGATGAGCCCACACATTTGTTGTTTGTAACCAAATCTCAAACGCGGTGTTCTCTTTGGAAAGCAACCATATCAGCATATCACACTATCTAGTCTCTTGGATCATGCATGCGCAACCAAAAGACAACACATAAAGTATCCTTTCGAAAGCAATGTCCAAGTCCATCaaataaaattgagacaaaatgCAACCTCACCCCACTTCACTATCCATGGCTGATCAAGATCGCCGCGTCCATGTAGGTCTAAATGCCATGCACATCAACACGTACTCAACATGCAGCCCAAATTGCTCACCATCGCTCAACACATTTCTTGTTAATTTCTAAGTACACTGCCTATGCGACTCTAACTCGATCACAACCATCTTCCGTCACATCAATTTTGTTCAATTCAACACCCGTCAACTTGCATGCCACCCCATGCATGCAAGTTAACAAGAGCTATATCTCTTCTATGACTATAAATACCCGCAATCTCGGTCCAGGTTTTCATCATCGAGAACTAGTTCAATATCCTAGTATaccttaataaataatttaagatacTATGATGAGAGCACGGTTCCCATTACTGTTGCTGGGACTTGTTTTCCTGGCTTCAGTTTCTGTCTCATTTGGCATTGCTTACTGGGAAAAAGAGAACCCCAAACACAACAAGTGTCTCCAGAGTTGCAATAGCGAGAGAGACTCGTACAGGAACCAAGCATGCCACGCTCGTTGCAACCTCCTTAAGGTGGAGAAAGAAGAATGTGAAGAAGGTGAAATTCCACGACCACGACCACGACCACAACACCCGGAGAGGGAACCTCAGCAACCCGGTGAGAAGGAGGAAGACGAAGATGAGCAACCACGTCCAATCCCATTCCCACGCCCACAACCTCGTCAAGAAGAAGAGCACGAGCAGAGAGAGGAACAGGAATGGCCTCGCAAGGAGGAAAAACGCGGAGAAAAGGGAAGTGAAGAGGAAGATGAGGATGAGGATGAGGAACAAGATGAACGTCAATTCCCATTCCCACGCCCACCTCATCAGAAGGAAGAGCGAAAGCAAGAGGAAGATGAGGATGAGGAGCAGCAGCGAGAGAGCGAAGAAAGTGAAGATTCTGAGTTACGAAGACATAAGAATAAGAACCCTTTTCTCTTCGGCTCTAACAGGTTCGAAACTCTCTTCAAAAACCAATATGGTCGCATTCGCGTCCTCCAGAGGTTCAACCAACGCTCCCCACAACTTCAGAATCTCCGAGACTACCGCATTTTGGAGTTCAACTCCAAACCCAACACCCTCCTTCTCCCCAACCATGCTGACGCTGATTACCTCATCGTTATCCTTAACGGTGAGTATTATTTACTTAATAAACATCATCACTTGCTTCTGCTTCTTGTAAAATTATGATGATGAATTTGTTCTGTTAATTACAGGGACTGCCATTCTTTCCTTGGTGAACAACGACGACAGAGACTCCTACAGACTTCAATCTGGTGATGCCCTGAGAGTCCCCTCAGGAACCACATACTATGTGGTCAACCCTGACAACAACGAAAATCTCAGATTAATAACACTCGCCATACCCGTTAACAAGCCTGGTAGATTTGAGGTACTGCCCtttctttataaataattaattattcttctAATTTGTTTCCAAATTTGAAGATCAATCTTCCTTTTTTTCCCCTGTAGAGTTTCTTCCTATCTAGCACTGAAGCTCAACAATCCTACTTGCAAGGATTCAGCAGGAACATTTTAGAGGCCTCCTACGATGTAAGAAACCAACACACCATCTAATTTTCATTACCATTTAGTAGTTTATCCAACTGTCACACTACACTggctaattaaatattatcgTTATCCTTATATATTTGTTTCCGTGCTTGATTTTACAGACCAAATTCGAGGAGATAAACAAGGTTCTGTTTAGTAGAGAGGAAGGGCAGCAGCAAGGGGAGCAGAGGCTGCAAGAGAGCGTGATTGTGGAAATCTCGAAGGAACAGATTCGGGCACTGAGCAAACGTGCCAAATCTAGTTCAAGGAAAACCATTTCTTCTGAAGATAAACCTTTTAACTTGAGAAGCCGCGACCCCATCTACTCCAACAAGCTTGGCAAGTTCTTTGAGATCACCCCAGAGAAAAACCCCCAGCTTCGGGACTTGGATATCTTCCTCAGTATTGTGGATATGAACGAGGTAAGCAGAAAAACCATGTAGACAAACTGAACAGGACAATTGAGTTCTACTATTCACTCTCTTCTTAGTTAGAGAAGCCTATTATTGAGACTTTAAATAAtgatttacttttttctttgttcacAAATATAGGGAGCTCTTCTTCTACCACACTTCAATTCAAAGGCGATAGTGATACTGGTAATTAATGAAGGAGATGCAAACATTGAACTTGTTGGCCTAAAAGAACAACAACAGGAGCAGCAACAGGAAGAGCAACCTTTGGAAGTGCGGAAATATAGAGCCGAATTGTCTGAACAAGATATATTTGTAATCCCAGCAGGTTATCCAGTTGTGGTCAACGCTACCTCAAATCTGAATTTCTTTGCTATTGGTATTAATGCCGAGAACAACCAGAGGAACTTCCTCGCaggtatataatttatatatcacAATCAAATAGAATATTGttgttacttttttgttttattgcaTGTGAAACATAGCCGCCTGAGTTATTTCAAACCTAAACTTGGTGATTGAAAACTTGAAGGTTCGCAAGACAATGTGATAAGCCAGATACCTAGTCAAGTGCAGGAGCTTGCATTCCCTGGGTCTGCACAAGCTGTTGAGAAGCTATTAAAGAACCAAAGAGAATCCTACTTTGTGGATGCTCAGCCTAAGAAGAAAGAGGAGGGGAATAAGGGAAGAAAGGGTCCTTTGTCTTCAATTTTGAGGGCTTTTTACTGAATAAGTATGTACTAAAATGTATGCTGTAATAGCTCATAGTGAGCGAGGAAAGTATCGGGCTATGTAACTATGACTAGAGCTTCaactatgaataaataaatcgACAGGACAGCATATGatgcttttgttttgtgttcttCAACTGTCTGCTTAGCTAATTTGATATGGTTGGCACCtataattataaatactttACTCTGAAGCTAAATTATCCGGATTATGATGATTGTATTATctaaaaaatgacattaaatcagatatatatatatatatatatcttcgaCAAAGTGTCTAGGACTacttgaaaagaaatttgtcttgttattgAGTCTTTCAAATTGATAAGATCTGAAgtctaaataattttaagaggTATCATgtaaaatttgagtttaattgatagttaattttggttaaaaataattagaatttcTTCACCTTaacattgtttttaatgaaataataaagaattcAATATCATTGTAAGGTTACATCTCCCGTgtcttcaaaattcaaacactTTTACCAAGACACTTGTCATTTGTAAGGTTATATCCCCCGTGTCCTCGAATTTCTAAGGTAAAATTCTTTGGATCATAACACTGCAGTTTCCTTCCACCATTATGTTCTCATCGTTGatatattttcctttctttgcGAGGAAGTCCTTTAGAAATTTGGTATACAAAGGCATCTGCTGTAAGGCCTCTCTAAAGGGAATGGTGATCCCCAACTTATTGAAAATGTCAAGAAACCGAACAAAATATCGTTTCTTGTCTTTCTTTGATGGCACCAAGGGATATGAGATGTCCTTCATTGGGACTGAGGGTATCTCTTTTCTAGTCTTCATGGCCAACTGACTTTTGGTCTTAATAGGCAAGATTCATCACCTCTCTCCTtactcttatttttctcttattaaccctcttctctctttttattctctCCTTCCTCATTACTCACATACTCCAATACTCCCTTAgatctcttttctctctcagtATCTTCAATCCTCTGGCTCCTAATGAAAATTACATTGCACTCCTCCTTAGGATTATTCTCTATGTTGGCCACAAAATTGTCTGTGGACGtttcaagagaatacaattccttatggaaggcaaaggctagaagaaggagaagtaAACATTGAGAGTCATTCCTTCCCTTCATttcctttcttatcttttccccctttactaaatattctcatcttgcaattgtaaagtcttcatgacaatgagaggatAAACCCCATTTGTTGAAAACTTGGCAGTCAACtattcttgatgtaatttctcttcctatctatttataaatattacatttgcattatcttttcttgtgcttaatatCATTGCTTGTGGCTtaatcacccatttgcatgttAAGTTTTAAGGGTAGCGttggaaaacattttttttaatagaactaAGAAatggtatctaaataaagtcatcactaaggatatgttgatttttgtttagtctgctatacatctctattcttattgtaatttattattttagctcTGTATAGgaatttgggagag
It includes:
- the LOC106794094 gene encoding beta-conglycinin alpha subunit 2 precursor encodes the protein MMRARFPLLLLGLVFLASVSVSFGIAYWEKENPKHNKCLQSCNSERDSYRNQACHARCNLLKVEKEECEEGEIPRPRPRPQHPEREPQQPGEKEEDEDEQPRPIPFPRPQPRQEEEHEQREEQEWPRKEEKRGEKGSEEEDEDEDEEQDERQFPFPRPPHQKEERKQEEDEDEEQQRESEESEDSELRRHKNKNPFLFGSNRFETLFKNQYGRIRVLQRFNQRSPQLQNLRDYRILEFNSKPNTLLLPNHADADYLIVILNGTAILSLVNNDDRDSYRLQSGDALRVPSGTTYYVVNPDNNENLRLITLAIPVNKPGRFESFFLSSTEAQQSYLQGFSRNILEASYDTKFEEINKVLFSREEGQQQGEQRLQESVIVEISKEQIRALSKRAKSSSRKTISSEDKPFNLRSRDPIYSNKLGKFFEITPEKNPQLRDLDIFLSIVDMNEGALLLPHFNSKAIVILVINEGDANIELVGLKEQQQEQQQEEQPLEVRKYRAELSEQDIFVIPAGYPVVVNATSNLNFFAIGINAENNQRNFLAGSQDNVISQIPSQVQELAFPGSAQAVEKLLKNQRESYFVDAQPKKKEEGNKGRKGPLSSILRAFY